The sequence accttaaaataaaagctataacACATACATGCAGACTATGAATAGGCTATTGAGAATAactataatttacaaataacCATATAAGATGTTACCTATccttcatatttaaataaattcaagctgggcgcggtggctcacgcctgtaattccagcactttgggaggccgaggtgggcggatcacgaggtcaggagtttgagaccagcctggccaacatggtgaaacatggcgcatgcctgtaatcccagctactcaggagactgagacagaagaatcacttgaacctgggaggtggaggttgcaatgagctgagattgtgccactgcactccagcctgggcaacagagtgagactcggtcacaaaaaaaaaaaaagtgaaaaataaataaataaattcaaactaaaaattattttttgcttcttttttaccTGTCAGATTAACAAAAGGGGTAAGTTTGACCATAATTTTTGTTATGAAGGATAATTTgcaatatctattaaaattttaagtataacCTTTGATATAGCATTTCCACTTTTAGGAACAAATTCTTCAGAAACATTCTGGTTAAGTGCACAGACATATATGTGCAAGGATGTTCATTATAGCACTGAAATAAACTAGGACTCAAATCTCCATAAATAAGAGATTAGCTAAATAAACTAAGGTATactcctacaaaaaaaaaaaaaaaaagagatggccaagtgcagtggcttatgctggtaatcccagcactttgggaggccaaggtgggcagatcacctgaggtctcaagttcaagaccagccaacatggtaaaaccacatctctactaaaaatacaagaattagccaggtgtggtggtacatgcctgtagtcccagctacttgggaggcagaggcagaagaactgcttgaacccagaaggcagaagttgcagtgagccgagatcgcaatattgcactccagcctaggcaacagagagactacgtctcaacaaaaaaaggaatgaagcaatAGGTTCTGATAGGTAAGACACCcaaaatgtgttaaataaaaaGGTGCAAGTAGTTATGTATAAATATCTCatttataaaaatctattttccagATCTAGGAAAAACGGGGGCCCTTACCTGCTCCACTATTTGtacaatatttatatttgaaataacttCAGACTAACaagcacacattttaaaattagaaaaacaaattttaacaaaCGCTAAAACTATGTGTAGACAAAAACTTATATGCCCAATATGTTTTATCAGGACATGGTAGTTTGAGTGGTATTTTTTctgtacttaaaatttttcttttcttttctgagacagaatctcactctgtagctcaggctggggtgcagtggtgcaatactggctctctgcaacctccgcctcctgagttcaagcgattctcctgcctcagcctcctgagtagttggaattataggcacctgccaccacacccagctaatttctgtacttttagtagagatggggtttcatcatgttggccaggctggtcttgaactcctgacctcaaatgatctgccctcctcagcctcccaaagtgctgggattacaggcatgagccaccacgcccagccagaatttTTCTACAATGAATACATGTATTctctattaagaaaaaattagctcTTAAAAAGTTCAGGATTTTCACCTGTCTTTAGGACGAAAATTATCACTACTCCCTCCCCTCCAGGAAGTCTACATAGCCTTTGCTCCACCTTAAAACtcatcctttcttctccttttgctgCTTTTTATGAAGTCTGACACTTTCCATCTTTGTGTTCCCAGACCAGCTCtgccctgagggagggaaggtgaAGGCTGGGTGTTTAGCTTACATTCAaactttgtatttccttttcctgtGCGTGAAATGGGGTCTTGCGATGTTGCCCAgacctggtctggaactcctgggctcaagcagtcctcccacctcagcctcccaagctgaggactacaggcacatcacACCGCCCCTGGCTGTATTTTCAAAAACAGTGAGTCAGTGTCTCTAGAATGAATAGGTATCTGCCCAGAAATACTCAAGTTTGAGTGGGGCTTTACACCACAGGCATCCTTCACTTAACAACCCCTAAGTCAacaaactgaggtgcagagaagGGATATAAACATTGCTAATAGCAGCCTCCCACCTAAAATTTACACACACAGAGTGGTGGCAAAGCATTGGTCTTCACTGGTCTTTATTGAATGAAGGTTGTCAGGAGCAAGCAGGTGGGATCAAGAGCAGCAAAAGCAGAAACGAGTATAAAAgtatcaaaaaatacaaagtgCTAGCACTGAGGAGAGTGTGAAGGGCTGGGTTGGGTTGTGGCCCCGAGGGACCTCTGGGACACAGGATTCAGGACTTGCCACAGCCTCCAAGGGGACCTAGGCCTGGGGGACCTGTGCAGGACCCTTGGCTGAGGGTGGAAGTGGCTTGAGTGGGGCCCAACCCTGGGCCCTGAAGTACGAGACCAGTTGTGTGGGCACTTCTGCGAGTACAGTCTGTGCCAATGCCTCCCGAGGGGCCTGCCAAGAAAAGGGAAAGGTCAGTGGTGGCCCAGAACAGCTGCCCAAAGTCTGCATTTCATACCCAAGAACCCAACCATACCCCAGACTTAGAGGAAAAGGTGAGCATCCCTTGGGCCTAAATCCTACTCACATCAGGGAAAGGTGAAAGGGTAAACTCCCAGATCAAATTTGTACCCACTTACATTCTGGAACCGGCGGTAGGGTACAAACTGCACAATGTCGCGGGCAGCGGCCTGCCCAGAACGTGTATGCAGGGGTCCACCATCAGCATCCAGCTGCTCCATGGCCTCAAAGTCAGCACCACCCACACCCACAATGATCACTGACATGGGCAGGTTTGAGGCGCGCACCACAGCCTCACGTGTGGCTTCCACATCGGTCACAGCACCATCAGTCAGCAGCAACAGCACGAAGTATTGCTAGGGACAAGCCCATTCATGTCCTGAAGCAGATCCTCCTCCCAAACCCCTGCAAACACCCCAGCCACATATCCCCACACTGatacaggccaggcgcaatggctcacgcctgtaatcccagcactttgggaggccaagacaggcggatcatttgagatcaggagtttgcgaccaccccagccaacatggtaaaaccccgtctctattaaaaatataaaaatttgctgggcatggtggcacatgcctgtaatccaagctactaggaaggctgaggcaggagaatcacttgaacccaggaggtggaggttgcagtgagctgagatagcatcactgcactccagcctgggtgacagagcaagagtctatctcaaaaaaaaaaaaaaaaaaagtcctttgttCCATAACCCTCAAGGAAGCCCTCGActgccaccactgccactgccGCCCACGACTCTCACCGAGGCAGTCCCCTGATGTGCAGCCTGGGCTGCAAACCTGGCCACGTGGTTGATGATGGGTGCAAAGTTGGTGGGGCCATAGAGGCGAACTTGGGGCAGGGCTTGGCGGTAGGCATCCACAATGCCCTGGATGCCTGCAGAGGAGAGCAAGAAATACCGTAAAGTCCTGGACCTCTCAGGACTACACCAGTCCTGAAATCATCCCATCCCAGCCCAGGAGATCTGGGAACCTGGgtgcatttcattcattcaccctTGTAAACCAGGGTACTTGACTCTCTCctacacatgaggaaactaaggttcaaAGACAGGAGGGGACTTGCCCTAAATCACAGCTTGAATTAACACCCAGATGAGAGGGATTCTCCTGGATAAATCCAGGAGAGTGTGAGCATCAGATTATAACCTATTTAATAATGATCCATTTGATACAATAAGGATCCGTACTATGGATTAATTACTGTGGGAGAAAGGAAAGCtcctaataaatgtagaaggaagaATTACACAATCATTTGACAATCACAGAAATGACTGATTCAGGCAAGGATCATCAATGGATGTTAAAACTAGAAAgtatagccaggcacagtggcatatgcctgtagtcccagctactcacgaggctgaggtgggaggactgcttgagcccaggggttcaaggccagcttaggcaacatagtgagacccccatcacttaaaaaataaaaaactagaggGGAATGTTGATGTGTATGTGATGGATATTTATATAGTCTTTTCTCGAAATATACTAATTAGAAAGGGGAAAATAGTACTTGTATAATGGAGAAACCTGGTAGATGTGACCTTAACTAAGTGACCAAAGTTAACATGACTGGTAACAGGACAAATCAACATCATGTGCCTCTGAATAAGATGCACTGAGAATACACAGCATCACTTTGGTggtattcctgccaaaaatgtACAACCTGAATCTAATCCTGAGGATTTATTGGGTAAACTcaaactgagggacattctaGAAAATATCTGGCCTATATTGTTTATATCATGAAATGTTAATATCATGAAAGGCAAGAAGTCGtccatataaaaaatatatactaactGAATGCAATGTGTGATCTGagattttcttttgctgtaaaaGATATTAGGACAATTGGCAAAATCTGAATAAATGCTATAGGTTGGATAATAGTATagatgttaatttcctgattttgaggATTGGTCTGTGATATGTAAGAAAGAGTCTTtggggccggacgcggtggctcaagcctgtaatcccagcactttgggaggccgagacgggtggatcacgaggtcaggagatcgagaccatcctggctaacacggtgaaaccccgtctctactaaaaaatacaaaaaactagccgggcgaggtggggcgcctgtagtcccagctactcgggaggctgaggcaggagaatggcgtaaacctgggaggcggagcttgcagtgagctgagattcggccactgcactccagcccgggcgacagagcaagactctgtctcaaaaaaaaaaaaaaaaaaaaaaaaaagaaagagtcttTGATTTTAGGAGATACTGAAGTACTCAGAGGTAAAGAGCCAGGTGGATAATGATGGGTACAAAGTTGGTAGGACCATAGAGGCAAACCTGAGGCAGGGCTATTTATTACAGCATTCTccaacatatgtatacatgcgtatacatacataaacacatacatttatttcccttgaaatgtgaatgtatgtatatatgtatacatgtacatacacacacacacatatatatacacacacacacacacacactgtatacatgtatgagaaaagagaaagtaaatgtgGTAAATTGTTATGTTAGGGTAACTGGGATAAAGGTGAAGAGCCCCTGTGAACTCAGGCCCTGACCCCTGAGTTCCAAGGAACTGAGCTCCTATgactattcttgcaacttttctctaAGTCTGAACTTAgttgaaatacaaaattaaaattttaaaacccagATCAGATCAGGTCAGGTCACCTTTTCCACTTCAGCTTGTGCCCACCTTGGGGTGCTGGGGAGTGAAAAGGTTTGGCCCGAAACAAAAGGGCTTGGTGGACTCGCCAAACACACACTGCAAGGAGGTAAACAAGGCTTCCACTGATGCTCAAATAAGTACCCGTTAGGTTCTAGGCaaagataataatgataatgtaaCAGATACCATTTTTCAGAGAACACTTAATAAGCACCAGGCTTACTGCTTTACTTGGAGCCTCTCCTTGAGTAGTCAATTTCATATAATATTTAGTCTTCTTATGAAACCAAAGcacacagaaattaaacaatctgcccCAAGTCATGTggcatgattttttctttttttttttttttgagacagggtctcactgtgtcacccaggctggagtgtagtggcatgatcatgatcatggctcaccacagcctcaacctcctgggctcagatctcccacctcagcctcctgagtagctagaactgcaggcacctgccaacatgcttggctaagttttgttttagtagagacagggctttggctggtctggaactcctgggctcaagtgatccagccaccttggcctcccgactgagtgctaggattacgggtgtgagccaccactcctagccTGACATGATGATTTGATTCCACAGGCCTAGCTCTAAAATCCAccctctgggctgggcgcagtggctcacgcctgtaatcccagcactttgggaggccaaggcaggtgaatcacctgaggtcaggagttcgagaccagcctggccaacatggtgaaaccccgtctctattaaacatacaaaaattagccaggcatggtggcatgcgcctgtagtcccaactacttgggaggctgaggcagaattgcttgaagccagtaggcaagtaagccaagattgcaccactgcactccagcctgggtgacagagcaagactccttctcaaaaaataaaaattaaataaaatccacCCTCTGGACAATGAAGGCAGGTATCTGCCCTCACTCTCCCTTTTACTCATGCAGGCTTGCCCCTATGTGTGTGGACTGACCTGCCTCAGGGTGGATGGGGAAACTTACCTGCACAGTAGGGGTTACCAGGGTTGAAATTCAAGGCAAATTCATGCGAGACCTGGAGACAAAAATGAAACCGAGGTTCTTTCCCCATGACCTCTGTGCTGAGAATGAAAAAGGACACTATGGCGTGTGCCAAGATTCCTACAGGAGCTATGGAGTCCTGAGCACTTGCTGTCTACATGCCTGCAGGAATTCATCCCTGCATCTCCTCTTAAAGCTGAGTGCCAGGTAGTAAGTAAATTTACCATATCCCCCAAAATCAGGACCCTGAAACTGAAAACAGGAGTGGCAGAAAGAGAGGGAGCTCACCTGCCAGTCAGGGGGAACCTGGGCCCCAAATCCAAATGCAGGGAACAGCTTGTCTCTGTGGGAGGACAGTGTATTGGGCAAGAGGCAGTGAGGGGACTGTGAGCCCAGAGGCTGAAGCATCTGCAGGGAGCGGGTATAGCCAAGAGAAGCAGGTACTCACGAGTCGTAGTCCTGAACCACGCTGCCCACACTCCACAGTGCCATCAGGTACTCATTGACCCCTGTTGGACTCAGGTAGTGTAGGGAGTCAGGTGAGGAGGGGTCTCCATTGGAGCCAGTGAAGTCCACGCCCACCTGGGAGGAGGTGAGGAAGGGAGCTAAAGACCACCTTGAGCCCCAGACCTATTCTCTTGCCCTTGGTAAGGCAACTTACAGTGAAGTTGATCTGACAGCCTCCCATCACATAGTCCAGAAAGGAATACTCTGTTTCTACCTGCAAATGAAACCAGGGTCATGCCTGGGATGACAGCAGTTGATGTCATGGAGCTCAGGAATCAAAGCCTTGGTTATATGGGCTTTTGTCTCACCCGGCAAATCTTGACACAAATAGTTCCAGAGTTCttgtagcttttctttttctgctgctTCTCAGGGTGGATGCATTCAAACTCAGCCTGGTGAGGACAGAAAAATTAGGGTAGGAAATTCTCAGAGCATCAGCCAAGGACTCGAGctgccttctcctccctctctaaCCCCGAGCTTCAGCTATCTAGGCCCATTTCCACACCCATGGCAAGACCAGCACTCACCGGGACTGCTTGCAGCTGGGCCAAGCTGGTGTGGAAGGTACCGATGAGATCATGTGACCCATCACTGTCATAATCGGAGCATCGCACCTGAGGGGAAGGTGTGTGTGGACATAAACGAGTCAGGTGGCAGATGAGAATAAGTCCCTCCCCAGGTTCTCTTCCCCAGCGCAGTCCATGCAGGAGACAAGCTCCTCACCTCGATGGGTGTGCTGGGGTCCCCACCACAGAAATGCTGAACAGGGACTGAGAAACGCTTCCATGTAGGGTTCAGGTTGTTCTTGATGACCTGAAGGTGGAGGCCAAGGCTTCCAGTGAGTTCTGGCATGGCCCGTGAGGAGCTGCCACACTTCTCTACCCACCTGCAGTTTCTTTCTCCCCAAGTTCCAAACCTTGCTAGTCACAGGCCCCAGGAGATTCTCTCCTACCCCAACCCACCCAATCTCAGGGGTCTCATACCTCAGATCTGTACACCAGGTGCCATTTCCCATCACGCTGGCGGAAGAACTCTAGAAATGGATCCGATTTTCCCAGGAAGTCCTGCCAATGCGAGACCCCAGTTACAAAACTCAGGAACAAACCACCACTATGCCATATCTCTGtccacacccccatcccccatATACCATCCTTGGCCCCTTAACTCTTGGATTACCAGTGCCTACTTCCAGACACACCTTCTTATCTAGGTTTCTGGCCTCTATCTCCATGGTCACTACACGATTGTCCTTTAACTCCTGAGCTGAGACCTAGGTAGGGGAAGACTACATCACCTCATGAATTCACTGATGTTAAGTCCCTCCCCAACCCTTGTTGGGTTCCTTACCGTGATGGTCCCCTGCCCAGCGGGTTTTCCAGGCTTCAGCATCAAGGGGAGAGTCAGTACCTGGCTGGACACAATCTGGGGCAAAGCGGGGAAGGGAGTTTCAGGATAACAGGCAGGGTTAGGTCCTGCTTGCCGCCTACCTCCAGGCAGGCTAGGTTGTCTCACGACCTGTGTCTGAAGGATCCTAATCCCCAGCCCTACATACCTGTCCTAGGGAACACTCAGCACCCCCTAGGAAGTCATCATCCCCCAGCTCTGGTGTCTTGTTGTCTATGTCATAGATTCCAAAGCGTAGCTTCTGAACTGTCTCAAAGTGGTACTCAAGCTGTAGGGTCTTGGAGAACTCAGGGCTTGAGCAGTTCCGCACTCGTTCAGTCCGGCCAAGCTGTGGGCAGAGGCCAGTAAGCATCACAGTCACAGCCTCCACCCCAAAACACAATATTAGACTCCCTCCACAACCTTAACCTCCATAATCTGCCTCACCTCAGCCCAGCTACCCCCTCCCACATCCTGTAAAAGGACGCAGAGTGGGTCAGACTTGGAGCCGATGTCCTTGTCAATGAGATGGTCACAGGAAATGGACAGCTGAACCAAGGTCACGCAGTGGGCCATCTGAGGGAAAAGAAGCTGGGTCAAGCACCAGGGAGCCTTCTCTCCCGTTCCCTGACTGCAGGTCCCAGCTTGGGACCCAGGCAGGGCTGAGCATACGTCTACCCCCATGACACCCAAGGAAGAAAAGGCCTTATAGCCTCCAAACTCCTCCACCCCCAGGTGAGCTCACTGGCACAGAAGATGGCGGTTACAACCAACCCTAGTCTGAAGATATTGAAAAGGGGTACTAGCCTCCATCTACAACTGTAACCCCAAACTATCCTCACCCTAAAATTTGTCTTAATACCAATAGGGCTGTCCAAACCCAGACTCCAATCTTGGTCTTTGCAAAGACCAATAAATCTTTCTGACCCCCTTACTGGTTCCAGGTCAGACCCTAATCCAAGTTCTGATCCTAATATAACCCCAAATATAACTATGATCCACAAAGTATCTTCTTCCAGTGATTTCTCACTAACCCTGGGGACCTAACTCTTGAGGTGGAGTTATGATCCCCCTACTAATTCTCCTCACCTCTAATGAGTGCTAATGTCCAACTCCTCACTATTTCCACTGCTGCTGCCCAATCTAAGCCATCACTGTTTCTCGCCTGGCTTACAGCATTAGCCCCTTCAACTGGTCTCCCTTATTCTATGCCGTCTCCACCTCCATTCCCCCATCTCCACCCCAGCAGGCTATTCTAAATACAGCAGTCAGGCTGATCCTATTAAAACATAAGtgaggctggacacggtggctcatgcctgtaatcctggcactttgggaggccaaggtgggtagatcacttgaggtcaggagtttgagaccagcctagccaacatggtgaaagcccgtctctactaaaaaaaatacaaaaattagccgggcatggtggcgcgtgcctgtaatcttggctactcaggaggctgaggcaggagaattgcttgaacccaggaggtggagactgcagtgagccgagatcatgccactgtactccagcctgggcaacaagaacaagactccatctcaagaaaaaaaaaaaaaaagaaaaaaaaaaagtgaggtctTATCACACCTCTGCCTGAATCCTCTAATACTTCCCATTTAGCACTGCACTTAGAAAAAATCCAAacttggccagatgtggtggttcacgcctgtaatcccagcactttgggaggccaaggtggctggatcacttgaggtcaggagttcaagaccagcctgaccaacatggtgaaaccccatctctactaaaaataaaaaaattagctggtgtggtggtgggagcctgtaattctagcactttgggaggctgaggtaggagaatcgcttgaacctgggaggtggaggttgtagtaagccaagatcgtgccactgtactccagcctgggcaacaaagaaagaaa comes from Macaca fascicularis isolate 582-1 chromosome 10, T2T-MFA8v1.1 and encodes:
- the LOC101926439 gene encoding copine-1 isoform X2, which produces MAHCVTLVQLSISCDHLIDKDIGSKSDPLCVLLQDVGGGSWAELGRTERVRNCSSPEFSKTLQLEYHFETVQKLRFGIYDIDNKTPELGDDDFLGGAECSLGQIVSSQVLTLPLMLKPGKPAGQGTITVSAQELKDNRVVTMEIEARNLDKKDFLGKSDPFLEFFRQRDGKWHLVYRSEVIKNNLNPTWKRFSVPVQHFCGGDPSTPIEVRCSDYDSDGSHDLIGTFHTSLAQLQAVPAEFECIHPEKQQKKKSYKNSGTICVKICRVETEYSFLDYVMGGCQINFTVGVDFTGSNGDPSSPDSLHYLSPTGVNEYLMALWSVGSVVQDYDSDKLFPAFGFGAQVPPDWQVSHEFALNFNPGNPYCAGIQGIVDAYRQALPQVRLYGPTNFAPIINHVARFAAQAAHQGTASQYFVLLLLTDGAVTDVEATREAVVRASNLPMSVIIVGVGGADFEAMEQLDADGGPLHTRSGQAAARDIVQFVPYRRFQNAPREALAQTVLAEVPTQLVSYFRAQGWAPLKPLPPSAKGPAQVPQA
- the LOC101926439 gene encoding copine-1 isoform X3 codes for the protein MAHCVTLVQLSISCDHLIDKDIGSKSDPLCVLLQDVGGGSWAELGRTERVRNCSSPEFSKTLQLEYHFETVQKLRFGIYDIDNKTPELGDDDFLGGAECSLGQIVSSQVLTLPLMLKPGKPAGQGTITVSAQELKDNRVVTMEIEARNLDKKDFLGKSDPFLEFFRQRDGKWHLVYRSEVIKNNLNPTWKRFSVPVQHFCGGDPSTPIEVRCSDYDSDGSHDLIGTFHTSLAQLQAVPAEFECIHPEKQQKKKSYKNSGTICVKICRVETEYSFLDYVMGGCQINFTVGVDFTGSNGDPSSPDSLHYLSPTGVNEYLMALWSVGSVVQDYDSDKLFPAFGFGAQVPPDWQVSHEFALNFNPGNPYCAGIQGIVDAYRQALPQVRLYGPTNFAPIINHVARFAAQAAHQGTASAPREALAQTVLAEVPTQLVSYFRAQGWAPLKPLPPSAKGPAQVPQA